The Variovorax sp. RA8 genomic sequence ACAGCCTGGCAGGCCTGGCTCAGACGCCGTTCGTCCCGCGCCCAGCGCATGGCCTGGCGAATGCTGGTGGCAGACAATTGCGGAATCATGCGCGCGCATTCGACCGCAGTCAGACTGGTGCCGTGGGCCATGATGCCGGCATAGACCATCAGCAGCTCGTCGGTAGAGCGCGGCTCACGTCCGAGCATGATCCAGCTAAAGCGCACCTGGGCGTCAACGGCCAGAATCACTTCCGGCAATTGAACCTCACCGATGCGGTGATCCAAAGCCGCGCGCAGCTTGGTCACTTCTGGGTCTTCGTCCTCTGCGGGCAATGGCGACAAATGGAGTTCATCATCCACGCGCAGTACGCCACTGCGGGCTGCAGCGGCCACCGCATCGACACCGGCAGTTACTCTGGCCAGCAAAGGCTTCAAGAAAGTGGCAGCCTTGCTGGGTAACGATAGACGGGCATAGTGTTTCTTGGACTCTGCCTGCCAACGCTCGTCCGTGAAGAACAAGCGCGCACGACCCCGAAAGCTCAGGCTGTGCTCAATCCAGACCGAGCCATTGCGCACCGCGCGGCGCAGGGCAAACAGGGTGGCCACCTCCAACGCCTGAAACGCCCGTTCCCGGTCTGGGCTGGAGATCGAAACCTGCCAGATCATTCCCAGACTTGGTGCCACCACTTCAACTGGCAGCTTTCTGGATCCTTTGAGATATAAAGCTTGCAGCTTGGCAAGGTACTCGATGGCAGGATGCTCGCCGGTGGCCTGCCAGGGCAGCTTTGCAATGGCGACGAGCAACGACCGCACGGGGCGAATTCCATCAATCAATCCCTCGCGGACCAGGGAGGCCCTGCTCGGTGGTTTGCGTTTCTGGGTTTCGGTGATCAAGGCTTCAAGACGGGCACGCAACTCAGCATCTGGCACCGCACCTTGCGCGCTCAAGGCAACAAGTTCGCCGAGCAGCGTTTTGTACATTGCGGCCCAATTGACGGTAGCGGGGACATCGGCGGCAGCCTGACGCCACAGATCGGCGATCCGGCGCTGCACCATAAGGATCAACTGGTCTGTGGTGGTGAACAGGCAATACCGAAGAAAGCATGCGACCTCCACGGTGCGCGCTGGCTCTTTGATCTTGGCTCCGGCTGAGGGCGGCCTGGAGACAAGTCGGCGCGCGTAGCGGCGCAAGATGAGATCGGGGATGTCTGCCAGGTGCTTATGAACGTCCAGCGTGTAAAGCAGGTCGATGCGCTCCAGTACCTCGCTGATTTGGCGGGTTGAGTGTTTCGCCGGTGCAGCCCATAGCCAACTCTGCTGGGTTTGTCCATCTGGGCGCAGCTCTGAAACTGAGGCTCGCCAGCGATCAAGTGTTGCTGGATCAACGCTGGCGGCGATGGCGGTGCCTGTTTCAACTTCAAGCTGGGCAAGTGCCGCCGCAATCAGTGTCCGAATTGCCCGCTCGTGCACGATCACCAGCTTGTTCTTGTACAGCCATTGACGCGCCCGCACGAGTAGCTGATCGCGGTCGGCGCAGCGCGCCACTTCGTCGCGCAGTTCACGTACCAGTGAGCGGCGCTGGTGCTCGCTCATCCACTGGAATCCAAGGACCGTGCAGGCTACTTGTTGGTGATCGAATAGCGTGCGCCCGCGTTCATACATGGCTCTCAGCGAGGCGACTTCTGGTGCTGCAATGCCAAGCTCGTTGCCAAGGTGGCGCCACAAGGCTACTGGAATTACCCGAAAGGCACCGAGCAAACGCCCACTCATGCGCAGGAAACCAATATGGAGCGCCAGACCAAGCTTGTGGGAATCACCTCGGCGTGCATTGATTGCGTCGCGCTCGGCACCATCGAAGGTGAAAAATGCCTTCATCTCGAAGTCGCTGATATCGCGGGGGAGCCCACGCATCCCCAAAAACGTTGTGTGCCAACCCTGCATCGTGAACCTCAAAAGTGGGAGGCCACCATACCCGTTTACAAAGCGAACAGGAAAGTCAATGAAATCAACGGTCTACCCAGACCACCCCCGCGCCAGTGCTAGCTTTGCGTACCGTCACTTATTGCACTGAAAACGAGGAGACCCCTACTTGCGAGTACATCGTGACGACGTTGGCCCCCACCTGCCGCGACTGAACGATCTCCGCTGCCGACAACAGGTCCGCAAGTTCTTGCGGCAAGTGACCGCCGAGCAGTTTGGTGAGACGCGCGAAATCACGCTCGGTGAGCGTACGTTCGTCCAGGATCGTTGCATGCATGACGCACTCCAGTCGAATGTGACCGAGCCGTGGAACCGGCCGTCACAGCTGCGCGGGGCTTGTGCCCGGCGATCGATGGTTTGCGCTGAAAGGGAGAGAGGGGATCGCCGGGCTTAAGGATGTGCGGCCGGCTGACGAGGTCCCAGAACAATCATCGTGAACGAGCACGCATGCAGGACAGCGCCAGCCGCGAACGGCGAACGCACTGAAGCTTTGCAGGTGCTGTTGATGAAGGACGGACGGAGCATGATCGAAGTGTATGCGTGGCCGTCCGGCCAATCAAGCAATGGCCTCATGGTTCGTGCCAGATACTCGCTGCGCGCGGAGCGGTTGTCTTCACAGGTGTTGTTCAACATATCGCCATTCGACGTTGCAGTACTCGTTAGCGCAGCACGAGCACCGGCAACTTCGAGTGGGTCAGGACGTGCTGCGTTTCACTTCCGAGCAACAGTCGGGCAAGTCCTTTTCGGCCGTGCGATGCCATGACAATCAGGTCGCTCTCGTGCTTCTTCGATGCCGCGATGATTGCTTCGGCTACAAGGTCGGAGACAACGGTGCTGGTCTTGGCTCTTACACCGCGCGCTTCGGCCCGCTTGCCGACCTCATCGAGTCTGCCCTGCGCTACCTTGGCAGACTGGCCTTCGATGCGTGCGATCTCTTCATCATTGAACACCATCACGCCATCGAAGTAACTCCGCGCGTAACGCGGCACTACTGTAAGCGCCACCAGTTCGGCCGCGTTCTCCGCGGCAAGATCGATGGCGCTGCTGACGGCCTTGTCTGCGAGTTCCGAACCATCGGTCGCAACTAGTATCCTGTGGAACATGGATTCGCTCCTCAATGCTGGTGAGTGAAGTGCAGTCGAGTCGCGCATGCGCTGCCTTGCTGCTCGCAGATTCGACTACGGTGTCGCCACCCTCAGGTGGTGATTTCTGGGCGGACAGACGAGGCTCCGCATAGCTTAGGTTCAGGATGTCCCGGGCATTCACGCTTCGCTCCTCTACCGCGCGTCCGCCCTGGCTCTCCGCTCGTTCAGCACGTCGCGCAACACCGCCGCGTTGCTGTGTATAACGTCGCTCGTGTCGGACAGAAGAGTCAATCGGCTGCGGCAAAGCAGATCATCAAGCAAACACAACAGATCTTCGCGCTGCGCAAGTTCTGCCCGATATCTGCGACTGAACGAAGCCCAGCCGCTGGATGTAAGGAAATGGCAATGGCAGCGATTCAACGCGATGCTCGGGCCCGCTTCACGCAGCCATAGGTCAGCCCCAACGCGCCTCTTGGTCATCCCGATCGGCCACAGCCTATCCACAAGGATGCGCAAGCCGTCATCGCCGGATATGCTGTCGCGGGCGCGCTTCACGAGCAGTGTGCCCGCGGCGTACTGCGGCCGAAGTTGCCTGGACGCGGGCGTTTGAGAGATCAATGAGTGCACGGCAGGTCACTTCGATCACGCGGCACGGACGAGTCAGACGCGATGGTGAGCCGACCGATAACCAAGTCGTCAAGCACGGAAGGATCCGCCAAGGTCGACGTGTCGCCCAGATCCGACGTCTGGCTGGCCGCAATCTTTCGCAGCAGCCGCCGCATGATCTTTCCGGATCTGGTCTTTGGCAACTGCGTCGCCCACTGGATCGCATCGGGTACCGCTACCGGCCCGATCCCTTTGCGCACCCGTTGCTCGAGATCCCTGCGAAGCGCGACGCTCGGTTGCGCACTGCCTTGCAGCGTCACGAATGCGTAGATGCCTTGACCTTTAAGAGCATGGGAGTAGCCGACGACGGCGGCCTCGACAACTTTCGGATGCGCCGCTAAGGCGCTCTCGATCTCCACCGTCCCGAGCCGATGCCCGGACACATTTACTACGTCATCAACGCGCCCTGTGATCCAGTAGTAGCCGTCTGCATCGCGCCGCGCGCCATCACCCGTGAAGTAGAGGCCCGGGTAGGCGCTGAAGTACGTTTCCACGAATCGTCCCGGGTCGCGGTAGATGGTTCGTAGCATTCCAGGTCCCCCGTCGCGCAAGCACAGCATGCCATCGCAAGCACCTTCGAGGACACGTCCCTGCTCATCAACGATCACCGGTTCGACCCCGAAGAAAGGCAGCGTGGCCGAGCCGGGCTTAGTCGCAATGGCACCGGGCAATGGCGCGATCACAATGGCGCCAGTCTCTGTCTGCCACCAGGTGTCGACGATCGGGCAGCGCGCCTTTCCCACCACGTTGTAGTACCAGAGCCAAGCCTCAAGGTTGATCGGCTCGCCAACTGTGCCAAGAAGCCGCAGCGACGTGCGACTGCTGCGCAGCACTGGCATCTCGCCATCGCGCATGAGCGACCGAAGCGCCGTCGGCGACGTGTAGAAGATGCTGACCCTGTGCTTGTCGATGACCTGCCAGAACCGTCCGCTGTCGGGGTAGTTCGGCACGCCCTCGAACATTACCGTGGTTGCGCCATTGGCAAGCGGACCATAGACGATGTAGCTGTGCCCTGTGACCCACCCGACATCGGCGGTACACCAGAAGACGTCACCCGGGTGGTAGTCCAGCACGAGTTTGTGCGTCAACGAAGCCGAAAGCAGGTATCCGCCAGTCGTGTGCAGCACACCCTTGGGCTTGCCTGTCGAACCTGACGTGTACAGGATGAATAGCGGGTCTTCAGCGCCCATGGCTTCAGGCTCGCACGATGGGTCCTGGCGTTCGAGTAGCGCGTGGTACCAAAGGTCCCTGCCTTCGGTCCAGCCAATCGCGCCGCCCGTTCGCTGCAAGACCACGCAGGTCCTTACGCCCGGGCATTGCTTCAGGGCTTCATCGGCGTTCGCCTTCATCGGCAGGCAACGGCCGCCGCGCACGCCTTCGTCGGCGGTGATCAAGACCGCGGGCTTGCAATCCTGTATCCGGCCGGCAAGAGAATCCGGCGAGAAGCCAGCAAACACCACCGAATGGATCGCGCCGATGCGCGCGCAGGCGAGCATCGCCACCGCCGCCTCTGGCACCATCGGAAGGTAGATCATCACGCGATCACCCTTCGCCACCCCCATGGCCTTCAAACCGTTTGCCAGGCGGCAGACCTCTGCGTGAAGTTCGGCGTAGCTGATCGTGCGGCTCTCCGCCGGATCGTCGCCTTCCCAGATGATCGCGGGCCGCGCCCCGTCGTGCAAGTGCCGGTCCACGCAGTTCACGCAGGCATTGAGCACGCCGTCTCCAAACCACCGGATGCGTAGCTCGCCGGGCTCGAACGAGACATCCCGAATCAGTGAGGGCCTCTCCATCCAATCCAGGGATTCGGCCTGTTCGGCCCAGAACTCGTCCGGTTCGCGCAAAGAGCGTTCGTACGCCTTGCGGTATGTCGGCTCGTCCATCCAAGCGCGCCACTTCCATTGGCCCGGCACCGGAAATACCAGTTCGTTAGTCGCCACTCTGTGCTCCTTTGCCATTGCCTTCAACGCATGCATCGTGCCCTAGAGTCATCTTCGGTGGCCCGGCTTCAAAAGTACAACGATATTGATTGCTGATTGAGTGCAATAATTTTGCTTCCGCTTGCTGCAATCAAAAGGAGGCCAATCGATGGACATCAATCTCGCTCGAACCTTCCTGGAGATTGTCGAGACGGGCAGTTTCCTTCGCGCTGCAGAGAGACTGCATGTGACTCAAACAGCAGTCAGTGCGCGGGTGAGGACGTTGGAGGAACTGCTCGGCCGAAAGCTCTTTGTGCGCAACAAATCGGGCGCCACACTCACTCCTGCCGGCGTGCGGTTCCGTCGCTCCGCTTCAACCCTTGTTCAGGTCTGGGAACGGGCGCGCCAACAGGTCGGCATGCCACCGGGGCGCCGTGCCGTACTGACGGTCGGGTGTGAGCTCAGCCTGTGGGATCCGCTCCTGCTCAACTGGCTGTTATGGATGCGGACGTCTGCTCCGCACCTCGCACTTCGAACAGAGGTTGGATTTCCAGAGGATCTGCTCAACCGCGTGGCAGAAGGCGTTCTCGACATCGCGATCGTCTACGCACCCCATCAGCGGCCGGGTCTTCGGATCGAACTGCTCATTGAGGAGAAGCTCGTCATGGTCACAACTTCAAAATGCAGCCAGGTGCCGCGCCCGGCCGACTACGTTTATGTGGACTGGGGGCCGGACTTTGCGGCGCAACACAGCTTGGCATTCCCGCAACTTTCCAATGCCGGTGTGAGCGCCGGACTTGGGCCGCTCGGTCGCGAGTACCTCCTTAGGGCCGGCGGCGCAGGTTACTTTCGACTTGACGTGATAAGTGAACATCTGAAAAGCGGGCGACTGCATCGCGTACGCGGTGCCCCTGAGTTCCTCTACCCGGCTTACGCGGTATACGCCGCGAGCGCAGATGCCAAGATCGTCAACCCTGCAGTTGCTGGACTCCGCCATGTGGCCAGGCCGGCTTCCGCACCGCGCGCTCTTCGAACGTCTCGAAACTGAACGAGCATCAGGATCGCTCACGTCATGCCGGTACTCGCGCCAGTTGATACCGTCCCTATCACCAGGATGGCGCCCTTCGCCGAGACAGACCGGCAAGCGCAGGAACTCTCCCTAGGGCGAGACATCGCGAAAAACTTCGGCTCGATCGACGAGGTGGTTCATCTCGGCCGATGCACGGAGCGTTAACTGGTGCGGCGTGAAGCCCGGGCGCGGCGAAATATAGGCCGCCATGTCACGTGCCAGCGCGCGCTCCCGATCGGATGTGCCTGCCAAGAGTGCAATGACCAGATTCTCCAGCGCAATCACACGGACATGAAGTTGCAACAACTCGGCATTTGTCAACTGTGGCATCGTTGTTTGGTCTGCACCTGCCGTCGCGTCGTCGAGCGGGCGACGAGGTCCTGCTCCGCCTTCGTTCTCCCATCTCGAAAGCGCCTTTAGGCGCAACTGCACACGATCTGAATCGTTCCCTTCTGCATGTGACATGTGGACCTTTCCGCGGGCTCTTGAATCCTGCACCGTATGGCTTAGCCCCAAACCTTGTCAAGGGTGCGGCCGGCGGCTACGAAGTCTGTGAACTGTGCTCTCTCGCGCGTTCGCAGGAACATGTGTTCTTCAACTCCAAGCCCGGGCGACCGACAGGATACGGAATGCATGCGGGTACTTCTCACGGAGACCATACCTCACGCGGATGACTGATCGCTGGGTTCAAACTAGCTGCACCGTGACTTTTGCGCTGGAGTGAGTGACCCTACGCCCTAGTGCGACTCATCTCACCAATACTAAGGCGCGAGTTCTTCCTATGCTATGGTCTCTCGCGCCCTTCTCCCCTTCTACCTTAGTGGGATGTGATGTCAATCAGCCAGCTCTTCGTTGACGAAATGCTTAGTCCCGCACCGTGGGCACGTTCGTCGAATTCTTTACTGCCTGCGACATCGGTGGTTCTCAAAGGCGTTCCTGCCTTTCTTGTTTGACGCGGTAGGCCTCGCGTCTTGTGCCTCGCGCCAGAAGCTACCTACCGTTCATCCCTGAGCCGCTTCATTTCCGCCAGCCGGCGCCTTGCACGTCGCTCGCTCTCGCGCTTCTGAAGCATCCCAGTCAGTTCGTGGCCAAGCGCCCTCAGAGTCTCGAAGTGAAGGACTCTGCCTGGGCCTGTCCAGAACTGCATAGCTCTCGAACATCTCTTAGCTGACGAGGAGAACCGCATGACAACAGATTTCATTCGACCGATGTACCTCGCGCGGTCGCAGCTTGCCGAGTACGAACGCCTTGCGTGGTTCCTTTTCGAATGGTTCGAGCGCGAGCGAAGGCTCAATCTCGAGGCGTTGTCAGCAACTCCGCCCTTTGCCGCCATGACGCTGATGGGCGCTATGCAACCGTTTCTGTTCTTTCCGACGTCATTGTTGGTCATCTCCGCAGCTAAGGAGTAATCCACGCTGCAGCCCCAATCTCCGCCGACCGGATGCGCTGCATATACCCCCCGCGGTTTGCCGGACGGACTCTGTTCATCTTCGCCGTCGCGAGCCATACGAGTAGGCGCTCGATTCGGCGTTCAACTTGTCCGGATCAGTGTCGAGATGATCTCGATGGCGCAGCGTGATCGAATAGCCGTGAAGGAGTGAGGGCTCTCGTGAACTTACACGTCAATCCGACTGCGATATTATAAGATGTAGATAGAATATATCTTTGCCTAGCGAGGTCTCCTGTGCCGAACCCTGAGCTGTGCACCGAAGCGGACGTGACACTACTCGTTCACTCGTTCTATAAGAAGGTGCGCGAAGATGCGATGCTTGGCCCGATCTTTGAGGCTCACGTCAAGGACTGGGACCGCCACTTGGCAACGATGGTCGACTTCTGGTCGTCGGCACTGCGAGGCACGGCTAGGTATCGAGGCGCGCCGCTGCCTAAGCATGTAGCCATACCCGAGTTGCGAATCGAGCTATTCCATCAATGGCTCAGTCTGTTTCGCGAAACCACGCAGTCTTTGGATAATGCCGATCTGCAGGCACGCGCCGACGATCTCGCGCATCGCATCGCTGGAAGCTTGTGGTATGGCTGCCAGGCGCGCCATGCGTCCGAACGGATGATCGCGGACGTCACTGATGTCGGTAGGCAACCGACTAGGCGGCGCGACTTGTCCCCGGTAGCGCTACAACGACCTACAGCGCAACGTGACCAAGCAAACTGAGCAATAGCCATATCGGGAAATCGCGTGTACTTGAGATGCGCTTTCCGAAGAAGGAAACCTATGCGGTTGACTGTGATGACCGACTACGCGCTGCGTCTACTCATGTACGTAGCTCAAAGACAGGACAGGTTGTGCACGATCAGCGAGATTGCCGAGGCCTACGGTATCTCGGAAGCTCACCTGATGAAGGTGACACACCAGTTGGCCGTCCATGGCTGGATCGAGACGGTTCGCGGCAAAGGGGGCGGAATGCGACTGGCTCATTCACCCGCGGAGATCAACCTTGGGACCGTGGTCCGCAACATGGAGGCGGATTTCAATCTGGTCGAATGCTTCGCCTCCGATAGTTCCTGCCTGCTGACAGGCCGGTGTGCTCTTGCGAGCGTGCTGCATGCAGCACTGGAAGGATTCCTTCAGCATCTGGACGCACGCACACTCGGCGACCTTCTGCCCCCCAAGGTCACTTTTCTTCCTCCAATCGGAAGAGGAAGGGCCATGCCGAAGATCATCGGGGCGCGAAATGCTTGAAAGCGAGGGCGTACCGCCAGCCATGCTACCCAGGCCCGGGCTTCGCTCACAGCCGTTCAACCGTTCGATCGGCATAACGCGGCGATCTTTTTGCTTGGCGTCGTTCCATTCGGGGTGTTTTCGGTTTTCATGCATTTTGTGGCGCTTTGCCAAGGCCGTTCCGGCAGGCGCAGAATTTCGGCCCGGCGCTGCTGGCCACACTGGCGCCAGACAAGAACAGCCAGAGGGACTCGTGTCCAGCTACCACCTGCGTTTCGTCGGCGCCGATCACCTGCCCCGGACACTCTCCGAGTTCGATGTCGCGCGGTTTTTTCACCTCGCGCCGGATGACGCGAAGGCCATCAAGGAGCGCTTTCGCGCCGATCGACGACTCGGCGTGGCGGTGCAGTTGGTGTTTCTGCGCGCCAGCGGCCGCCCGCTGGATCGGTTCGCGATGGTCCCAAGGACGCTGCTGCAACACCTCGCCAAGGAACTTGGCGTCACGCAGACCAGCATTGCTTCCCTGCGCTCGATGTATCGACGCCGGGAAACCCTCTACGATCACCAGCGCTGGGCCCGCGAGCAGCTGGGCCTAGGCAGTTGCGGCGACAAGGAACTCGCCGCGCTGAAGGCCCAGCTCCGAGGCCAAGCCAATGATGCTGCCTCCATTGACGAGCTCGTCAATGGGGCCGAACGCTGGCTCTTCGAACGGTGCACCCTCCTCCCATCGGACCGCTTGTTGCGCGATGCGGCACGCAAGGCGTTCGCCGTCGTCGAGCAAGCGGCACTGGAAGTCATCGACGCCGCCGTGTCGGCGTCTGCGCGGACCGTCTGCCAAACCATCCTCTTTGAGCGAATTGCCGGCGATGAGGGCCAGACCGTTCTGGAGTGGCTGAAGACGCCCGCCGCGCGGCACAGCCCGAGCACCCTGGCGGACACGATGGCCAAGGCGCCTTCGAATAGGGAGGATCTCATGCAGCGGTTGCGTAAGTTGGCGGACCGGAGCAGCCGTCATTCGGTCGAGGCGGGCACGACGTGGTGCCGGGTCGCCGCCTGAACGTCAGCAGAACCTTGAGGACCGGTCGGCCGCATGGCGCCTGGCCAAGCGCCTGCATGATCGCGATGTGGTCGACGCAGTGAAGTAGTGAAGTTGACGATCAAGGTCGACGGACCGCAACCGCTGCGAAGCTGCCTCGAGCGAGCGTCCCTTCAAGACTGATTGCAGTCGCTTGCCTAGACCCAGTCGGGCGACCGCTTTCACCGTGAACGGGCCAAGGCGGCATCTGGGCATGAAATGTTGACTCATATTGGTTGCCCTCGGCGACTCTAGTCATAGGAAAGGGCACGGATCGCGTTTCGGCGTCAGGATGCTGGTACGACGAATAGCACGAGTTACACCGACCCGCAGCGCCAATAGGTCCTGTGCCAAGGCTTTTTGGTCATCTCGTGCCCTGGCAATGCGCTGAAACATGCCGTCGTAGATGATGACCTCGTCGAACTCCTTACCCTTCGACTTGTGGATCGTCATCAGGTGAATGCCGCGCCAGTCCTTCTGAGCCGCCGCGAAATGCTCCTGCACTAGGGCGCTTCGCACCGCCTCCTCAGCACCTTGGTACCCTCCCTGTGCGCGCCAAAGACTGCCTAAGTTGGTCCGCAGCACTGAGCCGCGGTGCAGAAGCCGAAGGTAGCGCGCGTCCGTTGCCACTTGCTGTAACGCGTCTGCGGACGACGACGCCAGAAGACCACGAAGGTGGAGCCAGTCTGCCGCAGGATCACCCGTCAATTGAAATTTCTGTCGCTCCGCTGAGATTCGTCGGACCTCATTGACGATCAGCTGGCGCTTAGCACCGCGGACCTTTCCAGTTGCTACAAAGCCACTGAGAGCGCCTGCGAGGTCGAGTTCCGCCTGTGGCGTGGGCTTGCCTCCGCGCCGTCCGCGAATATGGGAGTTAAGGGCTCCGAGCATCCGACTCGCCACGTCGGCCGCCGCGCCTCCCTCCAGCAGCGTTGCTATCACACCAGCGGCTAGCGCTGGCGGCTCTGCATCCATCGCAACGTCATGGTTTAACTCCGGCAAGCCGTCAGCCGTGGAAGACAGATAGTCGGACAAATCAAGCATCAGCCGCTTAGATGGCACGAGGATGGCGATGGACTTATCAGGAACGTTCTTCAGTCGTGTAAGGGCTGCGCACACCGCGGCCTTGGTGCTGAAGTGCAGACTCTTTCCATACATGAACCCATAGCGGTTGACCCTGACCTGCTGGTAGGTCCTGCCCTTGTTCGCCCCCGTGAGAAGGTCGTTCCCATAGGTCGTGATGTCGGTACCGCTACTACGGTGGTTCTCGCCGACGAAATCAAAGTGCTTCGGTTGGAAAGTCTCCACGAACTCGCCTACCCGCCTTGGGTCCGCACCTCGAAACTCGTAAATGCGCTGGTCGGGATCAGCGAGTGCGATCAGCCGACTACGTTGCCCGAGTTGCTGAATCAGCGCCCATTCATCGCTGTTCGTATCTTGAAATTCGTCGAGGATGACGATGGGATAGCTGTCGGAATAGATACCGGCCAGCCGACCGCTCCTTTGAAACAGTTCGCCAACCAGGCGGGCAAACAGGTCGAAATGCAGAAGTCCCTCTTGCTCGAAAAGCCGCTTCTTCTCGGCATCATGGCCGTTCTTATCGATGTCGGTCAGGTGCGCCGCCGCCTCAGGTGGGGGCAATAGTTGCACGCCCAGCCTGCCGTTCAGCAAATAGGCATGGCTCCGAAGAATAGTCCATGCGAATCCGTGGTACGTGCTGACCTCAAGCCATTGCAGATCCTCACGTGAGATCAGCTCCGAAGCCTTTTCGATGATGCGCGCGACCGTTGGCCTCGCGAAGCTCAGAAACAGGACCTTTTGTCCTGGTTTGAGCCTTCCCAATCGGATCTCGTCCCGCGCCTTCACCAATGCGACATGCGTTTTGCCGGCGCCAGGCCCGCCCAGCGCGAGGGCATGTTCGGCGCACGCCAAGAATCCCAGCTTCTGATCGCTCCACAAGGCGGTCATGCGAACGGCTTGGGCGGGTGAGGTTGAAATTCTGCGTAGATCGGTGCCGAAGGAAGGGGTGTAGCTAGAACCGCCGCCTCGCCATCCGCAGCTGCAACTTCTGCAGCCGCGCCGGGGTCCTGAGCTGGAGGTGGCGGCGGTTCGATGACGTTCTTGATGGCCGCCAACGTAACTCTTACGAACTCAGGCATGTCGTCGACGGCCGGACACGAGGCGAGCAGGTCGCCCGCGTCTCCGCTGCCTTTCGCCCATCCAAAGTACAGCGACAGCATCCCCTGCAACTCGGCCAGTGGAGTCACGGCTGTTGGCGTCTTCGCCGCCAGATGTGGGGGCCAATCTCCAGCAGCGACCACCGCGATGGCATAGCCGCGGAGTGCAGCTTCGGAAGTCCCATCCAGCACCAGGTTTTCAAAGCCGTTGGTCGCTGACTCGTAGGGATGGTCGACCGCGGCGGCTATGGCGGCTAGAGCCTCTGGTGTCTGCTTGTCGAAGACCGCGAATACAACTTTTCCCAGAGATCGGAAGAACTTACCCAACGGAGCGACGTTGGTGTCTCCACGCGCATCGATGATGGCCACACCGAGGTTCTCGAGCGATTTGTAGTGCTTGGCGTCCAAGTCGCACAGCCGGCGTGCCGCGGCAGGCAGCGCATCGAACTCTGTTCGGCCTTCAAACACCAGCACGTAGCGAGCTAATAGAGCCTCGCAAAACCGCGTTCGAAACTCGGTGCGATACGTCTTGGGCTTAACTGCTGGAGGGTATGCAGCCGGCATCCCGGTCATGACGCCTGCTGCGCGCTTCAGAATTAAAACTTGACCCGGGTCGAATTCCTCAAGCACGTAAGGCGAATGAGAGGTGAAGATGGCCTGGGCCGACTTCTGGCGCAACGACCTGATGATGCGCTTCTGGGTGTGCGGGGGGAGCGCGATCTCGGGCTCTTCCATAGCGAAAATGACGCTCTGCTTCAGCTCGGCAATGATGGACAGCAAAGCCAGCACCAGCGTGTTGATCGTGCCTGTGCCTTGATGCTGATATGGGGCGGCGTAGATGGACCCGTCCGACCTCGTCGCGCCGGTACCCATGAAGACCGTCAGGGTGCGGCGAAGCATGTCTCGGGTGAGGTCCGAAACCCGCATGTGCGGTTGCTCGGCCCAGTCGGAAGGCACGTAGTGGCGCACTGCATCCTGCACAGAAGCGAGCAGCTCGCCAATTTCCTCGGCTTCGCCAACCGGCAATGCCCGTAGCTGC encodes the following:
- a CDS encoding RrF2 family transcriptional regulator → MRLTVMTDYALRLLMYVAQRQDRLCTISEIAEAYGISEAHLMKVTHQLAVHGWIETVRGKGGGMRLAHSPAEINLGTVVRNMEADFNLVECFASDSSCLLTGRCALASVLHAALEGFLQHLDARTLGDLLPPKVTFLPPIGRGRAMPKIIGARNA
- a CDS encoding ATP-dependent nuclease, which gives rise to MHLVRVRVLNFRGIAHGEVLLDGHTVFVGDNNVGKSTLLEAVDLVLGPERLNRRPVVDEHDFYAGMYVDPAKKEVIPIQVEVIVAGLSEEQQRHFRDHVEWWDTNAKALLNGPPPEGTSAEHVGPAMRVFFNGWYDIDEDDFTGETYYAIPETPGGSYVRFSAPDKRRCGFLYLRTLRTGARALSLERGSLLDVILRLKETRLTMWEDLLGQLRALPVGEAEEIGELLASVQDAVRHYVPSDWAEQPHMRVSDLTRDMLRRTLTVFMGTGATRSDGSIYAAPYQHQGTGTINTLVLALLSIIAELKQSVIFAMEEPEIALPPHTQKRIIRSLRQKSAQAIFTSHSPYVLEEFDPGQVLILKRAAGVMTGMPAAYPPAVKPKTYRTEFRTRFCEALLARYVLVFEGRTEFDALPAAARRLCDLDAKHYKSLENLGVAIIDARGDTNVAPLGKFFRSLGKVVFAVFDKQTPEALAAIAAAVDHPYESATNGFENLVLDGTSEAALRGYAIAVVAAGDWPPHLAAKTPTAVTPLAELQGMLSLYFGWAKGSGDAGDLLASCPAVDDMPEFVRVTLAAIKNVIEPPPPPAQDPGAAAEVAAADGEAAVLATPLPSAPIYAEFQPHPPKPFA
- a CDS encoding group III truncated hemoglobin, which encodes MTLLVHSFYKKVREDAMLGPIFEAHVKDWDRHLATMVDFWSSALRGTARYRGAPLPKHVAIPELRIELFHQWLSLFRETTQSLDNADLQARADDLAHRIAGSLWYGCQARHASERMIADVTDVGRQPTRRRDLSPVALQRPTAQRDQAN
- a CDS encoding DUF4158 domain-containing protein is translated as MSSYHLRFVGADHLPRTLSEFDVARFFHLAPDDAKAIKERFRADRRLGVAVQLVFLRASGRPLDRFAMVPRTLLQHLAKELGVTQTSIASLRSMYRRRETLYDHQRWAREQLGLGSCGDKELAALKAQLRGQANDAASIDELVNGAERWLFERCTLLPSDRLLRDAARKAFAVVEQAALEVIDAAVSASARTVCQTILFERIAGDEGQTVLEWLKTPAARHSPSTLADTMAKAPSNREDLMQRLRKLADRSSRHSVEAGTTWCRVAA
- a CDS encoding UvrD-helicase domain-containing protein; the encoded protein is MTALWSDQKLGFLACAEHALALGGPGAGKTHVALVKARDEIRLGRLKPGQKVLFLSFARPTVARIIEKASELISREDLQWLEVSTYHGFAWTILRSHAYLLNGRLGVQLLPPPEAAAHLTDIDKNGHDAEKKRLFEQEGLLHFDLFARLVGELFQRSGRLAGIYSDSYPIVILDEFQDTNSDEWALIQQLGQRSRLIALADPDQRIYEFRGADPRRVGEFVETFQPKHFDFVGENHRSSGTDITTYGNDLLTGANKGRTYQQVRVNRYGFMYGKSLHFSTKAAVCAALTRLKNVPDKSIAILVPSKRLMLDLSDYLSSTADGLPELNHDVAMDAEPPALAAGVIATLLEGGAAADVASRMLGALNSHIRGRRGGKPTPQAELDLAGALSGFVATGKVRGAKRQLIVNEVRRISAERQKFQLTGDPAADWLHLRGLLASSSADALQQVATDARYLRLLHRGSVLRTNLGSLWRAQGGYQGAEEAVRSALVQEHFAAAQKDWRGIHLMTIHKSKGKEFDEVIIYDGMFQRIARARDDQKALAQDLLALRVGVTRAIRRTSILTPKRDPCPFL